A single region of the Acidimicrobiales bacterium genome encodes:
- a CDS encoding PQQ-binding-like beta-propeller repeat protein codes for MRGRSTFLVALALVLLGASCTDGDDGDRGGAATTTTFPAGAPAEVVAHPGDWVLPGRDYDNSRTAASSSIDASNVRRLEVAWRHEMDGALSTVPLIVGDSVYVQDGRGAVSALDRATGEPRWEREGTGFNIGPFGAAVADGRVFGLRGSTGVVALDADTGAELWARDITATPTAGIDIQPVVVDGKVLVSTVPISIGGIYAGGDRGVIHALDAATGATLWQFDTVVSPDLWGDPTVNSGGGAWYPPAVDPGRSVVYWGVANPAPFPGTAEFPNGTSRPGPNLYTNSVVALDLATGALRWYDQVHPHDLFDRDLVHTLIARPAGRGEVVVGAGKGAVVVGIDPESGTRLWTTPVGVHRNDDLEALPGPTEVTPGTFGGILTPPATADGVVYAAVLHAPTVLRPDETAYFGADLGVNDGQVVAVDAATGELRWSTDVPGDPLGGVTVVNDLVLTALLDGRLVALSRADGEIVWIEDTGGGINGWMSVAGDLLVVPVGNAQPPQLVAYRLG; via the coding sequence GTGAGGGGCCGCTCGACGTTCCTCGTCGCGCTCGCGCTGGTCCTCCTCGGTGCGTCCTGCACCGACGGTGACGACGGGGACCGAGGCGGTGCCGCGACCACCACGACGTTCCCGGCGGGTGCACCGGCGGAGGTGGTCGCCCATCCGGGCGACTGGGTGCTGCCCGGTCGCGACTACGACAACAGCCGCACGGCCGCGTCGTCGAGCATCGACGCGTCCAACGTGCGGCGGCTGGAGGTGGCCTGGCGCCACGAGATGGACGGGGCGCTCTCCACGGTGCCGCTGATCGTCGGCGACTCGGTCTACGTCCAGGACGGGCGGGGCGCCGTCAGCGCCCTCGACCGCGCGACCGGCGAACCCCGCTGGGAGCGGGAGGGGACCGGCTTCAACATCGGGCCCTTCGGAGCGGCGGTGGCCGACGGGCGCGTGTTCGGCCTGCGGGGATCGACGGGAGTCGTGGCCCTCGACGCCGACACCGGGGCGGAGCTCTGGGCTCGCGACATCACCGCCACCCCCACCGCGGGCATCGACATCCAACCTGTCGTCGTCGACGGGAAGGTGCTGGTCAGCACCGTCCCGATCTCCATCGGGGGCATCTACGCCGGAGGGGATCGGGGTGTCATCCACGCCCTGGACGCGGCGACCGGGGCCACCCTCTGGCAGTTCGACACCGTCGTGTCGCCCGACCTGTGGGGCGACCCGACGGTCAACTCCGGCGGTGGGGCCTGGTACCCGCCGGCCGTCGACCCGGGCCGTTCGGTCGTCTACTGGGGCGTGGCCAACCCCGCCCCCTTCCCCGGCACGGCGGAGTTCCCGAACGGGACGAGCCGGCCGGGACCGAACCTGTACACGAACTCGGTGGTGGCCCTCGACCTCGCCACCGGCGCGCTGCGGTGGTACGACCAGGTCCACCCCCACGACCTCTTCGACCGGGACCTCGTCCACACCCTGATCGCCCGCCCCGCCGGCCGCGGCGAGGTGGTCGTCGGCGCCGGGAAGGGGGCGGTGGTCGTCGGGATCGACCCCGAGAGCGGCACCCGGCTCTGGACCACCCCGGTCGGCGTGCACCGCAACGACGACCTCGAGGCACTGCCGGGACCCACCGAGGTCACCCCCGGCACCTTCGGCGGCATCCTCACCCCGCCGGCCACCGCCGACGGGGTCGTCTACGCCGCCGTCCTCCACGCCCCGACCGTGCTGCGACCCGACGAGACGGCGTACTTCGGGGCCGACCTGGGCGTCAACGACGGACAGGTCGTCGCGGTCGACGCCGCCACCGGAGAGCTGCGGTGGTCGACCGACGTGCCCGGCGACCCCCTCGGCGGGGTGACCGTGGTCAACGACCTCGTCCTGACCGCGTTGCTCGACGGCCGGCTGGTGGCGCTGAGCCGGGCCGACGGCGAGATCGTGTGGATCGAGGACACCGGGGGTGGGATCAACGGGTGGATGTCCGTGGCCGGGGATCTCCTCGTCGTGCCCGTCGGCAACGCCCAGCCTCCCCAGCTCGTGGCCTATCGCCTCGGCTAG
- a CDS encoding PKD domain-containing protein, with protein sequence MRGRIGTKHLYVASTAALLWASSAVALAPVGPVGAAGLEIGCNTALVALPSIDQVLPVDVVTREFGTPITVEGAYSVTISPDARTAYVLGNRAAAPYWTLTTLALPSGEIQREMSLDRIPQGGPVSGPVVTPDGSRLLLGSGGFLDVIDPTTSTVERTIDLPFPGAYGTSLTPDGRTALLTSEFNGLLLVDLPTGSLGPTISVPAYTSAVAPDGRVAYITSNLGRIVTPFDLTTQTAGAPIPLPFGPYGIELDPDGAFAVMSSGIGMLQLDISSGVVTGPTGPSLPLWQVLTPSGRTALVVSQSPDALTSIDVTTGASAEPISLPSTPLGVGALSADQAPVAAASADPSAAGQPTTFDASSSTTPCGEIASYSWDFGDGSEVMTTTAAIVEHTYAAGGDYTATLRVTNTAGTSTTKVFTGRAMNRNGGPEAQTAIAVAVPPAETPPAGAINAIPAFTG encoded by the coding sequence ATGCGAGGCCGGATCGGGACGAAGCACCTCTACGTCGCATCCACCGCCGCCCTCCTCTGGGCCAGCTCAGCGGTCGCCCTCGCTCCGGTCGGGCCGGTCGGCGCGGCAGGCCTCGAGATCGGTTGCAACACGGCTCTCGTGGCCCTTCCGTCCATCGATCAGGTCCTCCCCGTCGACGTGGTGACGCGGGAGTTCGGGACGCCGATCACCGTGGAGGGCGCCTACTCGGTGACGATCTCGCCGGATGCGCGGACGGCCTACGTGCTCGGCAACCGAGCAGCGGCGCCCTATTGGACGCTCACGACACTGGCCCTCCCCTCGGGCGAGATCCAGCGGGAGATGTCGCTCGACCGGATTCCGCAGGGCGGCCCGGTGAGTGGCCCCGTCGTCACCCCGGACGGATCGAGGCTCCTGTTGGGCAGCGGCGGGTTCCTCGACGTGATCGATCCCACGACCAGCACCGTCGAGCGGACGATCGACCTCCCGTTCCCCGGGGCGTACGGGACTTCCCTGACACCGGACGGGCGCACGGCCCTCCTCACCTCCGAGTTCAACGGACTCCTCCTGGTCGACCTCCCGACGGGGTCGCTCGGACCGACGATCTCCGTACCGGCCTACACCTCAGCCGTGGCACCCGACGGCAGGGTTGCCTACATCACGAGCAACCTCGGCCGCATCGTGACGCCCTTCGACCTGACCACCCAGACGGCTGGTGCACCCATCCCGCTGCCCTTCGGCCCCTACGGGATCGAGCTGGACCCCGACGGCGCCTTTGCGGTGATGAGTTCTGGGATCGGCATGCTGCAGCTCGACATCTCCTCGGGCGTGGTGACCGGTCCGACAGGGCCGTCGCTGCCACTCTGGCAGGTCCTCACCCCGAGCGGCCGAACCGCTCTCGTGGTGTCGCAGAGCCCCGACGCACTCACCTCGATCGACGTGACGACCGGTGCGTCGGCTGAGCCCATCTCGCTGCCGAGCACTCCCCTCGGGGTGGGGGCGTTGAGCGCTGACCAGGCGCCGGTCGCCGCCGCCTCGGCCGATCCGTCCGCTGCCGGTCAGCCGACGACGTTCGACGCCTCGAGCTCCACCACCCCGTGCGGTGAGATCGCCAGCTACTCCTGGGACTTCGGTGACGGGAGCGAGGTGATGACGACCACCGCAGCGATCGTCGAACACACCTACGCCGCCGGCGGCGACTACACGGCCACTCTCCGGGTCACCAACACCGCGGGCACGTCGACCACCAAGGTGTTCACCGGACGAGCGATGAACAGAAACGGAGGCCCTGAGGCCCAGACCGCGATCGCCGTCGCGGTGCCACCCGCCGAGACGCCTCCGGCGGGCGCCATCAACGCAATCCCTGCCTTCACCGGTTGA
- a CDS encoding DUF2889 domain-containing protein, which yields MDEGAGHEELGVGFNDGPATYRRRIEVVPGAGRVVAAMEDYIHHFRVALTHDGTTITAAEATPVRVPWSTCPTGAAGLAALAGTSLDAAVRPDRWVDDRRTQCVHTLDLASLAAAHAHDTEPTVYEVRLDLASFTERRGVLERNGETVLDVRMEGQSVVSPDRFVGFGLDRPRFSAWLAATDPPDREPLFVMRRACSIGIGRLMEMDVIAVAGDVRGADDSCHTYRVGIPEVAHRCVGTARETEVDPPGTPIPGGPLEAVGPPPSGSVSAT from the coding sequence GTGGACGAGGGCGCAGGCCACGAGGAGCTGGGGGTCGGGTTCAACGACGGGCCGGCGACGTACCGGCGGCGCATCGAGGTCGTCCCCGGCGCAGGCCGCGTCGTCGCGGCGATGGAGGACTACATCCACCACTTCCGGGTGGCGCTCACCCACGACGGCACGACCATCACGGCCGCGGAGGCCACCCCGGTGCGGGTGCCCTGGTCCACCTGCCCGACCGGCGCCGCCGGCCTCGCCGCGCTGGCGGGGACGTCGCTCGACGCCGCCGTCCGCCCCGACCGCTGGGTCGACGACCGCCGGACGCAGTGCGTCCACACCCTCGACCTGGCGTCGCTGGCCGCCGCCCACGCCCACGACACCGAGCCGACCGTCTACGAGGTCCGCCTCGACCTCGCGTCCTTCACCGAGCGTCGGGGGGTCCTGGAGCGCAACGGTGAGACCGTCCTCGACGTGCGGATGGAGGGCCAGTCCGTCGTGAGCCCCGATCGCTTCGTCGGCTTCGGTCTGGACCGCCCGCGGTTCTCGGCGTGGTTGGCGGCGACGGACCCTCCCGATCGCGAACCGCTCTTCGTCATGCGCCGCGCCTGCTCGATCGGCATCGGTCGCCTCATGGAGATGGATGTCATCGCCGTGGCCGGCGACGTCCGGGGAGCCGACGACTCCTGCCACACCTACCGGGTCGGGATCCCCGAGGTCGCCCACCGCTGCGTCGGCACCGCCCGCGAGACCGAGGTCGACCCGCCCGGCACGCCGATCCCGGGTGGGCCCCTGGAGGCCGTCGGCCCTCCCCCGTCCGGCTCCGTGTCGGCGACGTGA
- a CDS encoding amidohydrolase translates to MAEELKAFDADNHYYEALDAFTRYIEPEYAKRAMQWAEVNGRQMLLVGGKINRFIPNPTFDRLSAPGSLEQYFRGNNPKGESVKDLFGDLEPCDPAYRDREIRLKTMDSLGIEGALFFPTLGVGMEQALKDDLPAARAAFRAFNKWLDEDWGFAYEERIFGVPYLTLSDLDNAVEQLEWCLERDARAVLIQTGPVSTAEGFKSPADPRFDPFWARVQESGVAVVYHGGGNAYQDLITMWGESAEMEAHRFEPLRSALSHDAVADTFAAIVLHGLLHRFPHLRFAAIETGADWVAPLLKRLGKMYSQTPAAFPEDPREVFKRNVWVSPFYENDLAGLRDIMGADHLLLGSDWPHTEGLVDPLSFTVDLTEAGYTEDEQRLIMHDNCKLLVQRQPH, encoded by the coding sequence ATGGCCGAGGAGCTCAAGGCGTTCGACGCCGACAACCACTACTACGAGGCGCTCGACGCCTTCACCCGCTACATCGAGCCCGAGTACGCCAAGCGGGCCATGCAGTGGGCCGAGGTGAACGGCCGCCAGATGCTGCTCGTGGGCGGCAAGATCAACCGCTTCATCCCGAACCCCACCTTCGACCGTCTGTCGGCACCGGGCAGCCTCGAGCAGTACTTCCGGGGCAACAACCCCAAGGGCGAGAGCGTCAAGGACCTCTTCGGTGACCTCGAGCCCTGCGACCCCGCCTACCGCGACCGCGAGATCCGGCTGAAGACCATGGACAGCCTCGGCATCGAGGGGGCCCTCTTCTTCCCCACGCTGGGCGTCGGCATGGAACAGGCCCTCAAGGACGACCTCCCCGCCGCGCGGGCGGCCTTCCGGGCGTTCAACAAGTGGCTCGACGAGGACTGGGGCTTCGCCTACGAGGAGCGCATCTTCGGCGTGCCCTACCTCACCCTCTCCGACCTCGACAACGCCGTCGAGCAACTCGAGTGGTGCCTCGAGCGCGACGCCCGCGCCGTGCTCATCCAGACCGGCCCGGTCTCCACCGCCGAGGGGTTCAAGAGCCCGGCCGACCCCCGCTTCGACCCCTTCTGGGCCCGCGTCCAGGAGTCGGGCGTGGCCGTCGTGTACCACGGCGGCGGCAACGCCTACCAGGACCTCATCACCATGTGGGGCGAGTCGGCCGAGATGGAGGCCCACCGGTTCGAGCCGCTGCGTTCGGCGCTCTCGCACGACGCCGTGGCTGACACGTTCGCGGCCATCGTCCTCCACGGCCTCCTGCACCGCTTCCCGCACCTGCGCTTCGCCGCCATCGAGACCGGTGCCGACTGGGTCGCCCCGCTGCTCAAGCGGCTCGGGAAGATGTACAGCCAGACCCCGGCGGCGTTCCCCGAGGACCCCCGCGAGGTGTTCAAGCGCAACGTCTGGGTGTCGCCGTTCTACGAGAACGACCTCGCCGGCCTTCGCGACATCATGGGCGCCGACCACCTCCTCCTGGGCTCCGACTGGCCCCACACCGAGGGCCTGGTCGACCCGCTGTCGTTCACCGTCGACCTCACCGAGGCGGGCTACACCGAGGACGAGCAGCGGCTGATCATGCACGACAACTGCAAGCTGCTGGTGCAGCGCCAGCCGCACTAG
- a CDS encoding AMP-binding protein, producing MDDTADRAPAHPDSFWQLVERRAASTPEHVVLADDLGRELTAEGLRDTALAVAAALHGDGIGDGSSVSWQLPTCLEALVLSVALTRLGVVQNPIIAMLREREVSSVLDQVHPDLVVVPGVWRDFDHEAMVRHLAPQAAVRIVDHRSAASTGGLALATGDPATLPPAVPPTTDETRWVFSTSGSTGGPKGVRHSDASVMAGCNGMVPRLRMDRHDVYPIAFPIAHIGGPVMLAMALHSGCRLVLLDAFDPATSPEVMAEAGATLLGSALPFHLAYMAAQERHGPEPLYPHLKACTSGGAAKPAGHHERVKAALGGAGTVSAWGLTEFPLATQASLDDTDEQLGRTEGRPAPGTEIRVVAADGSVCAPGEEGELRLKGAPMFLGYADASLDAAAFDDEGWFRSGDLGVQWPTGHVEITGRLKDLIVRNAENISAKAVEDVVRTHPGVVDAAVVGLPHPRTGEQVCAVLVMAPGADLPTVAALGAHCTGAGLARYACPERVEVRASIPRNAMGKVLTQDLRRSLLAI from the coding sequence ATGGACGACACCGCCGACCGGGCCCCGGCGCACCCCGACAGCTTCTGGCAGCTCGTCGAGCGCCGTGCGGCCAGCACGCCGGAGCACGTGGTGCTGGCCGACGACCTGGGCCGCGAGCTCACCGCCGAGGGTCTCCGCGACACCGCGCTGGCGGTGGCGGCCGCACTCCACGGCGACGGGATCGGCGACGGCTCCTCGGTCAGCTGGCAGCTCCCGACGTGCCTGGAGGCGCTGGTGCTCAGCGTCGCGCTGACCCGCCTCGGCGTGGTGCAGAACCCGATCATCGCGATGCTCCGCGAGCGCGAGGTCTCCAGCGTCCTCGACCAGGTGCACCCCGACCTCGTGGTCGTCCCCGGCGTGTGGCGTGACTTCGACCACGAGGCGATGGTCCGACACCTGGCCCCGCAGGCCGCGGTGCGGATCGTCGACCACCGGTCGGCGGCCTCCACCGGCGGCCTGGCCCTGGCGACGGGCGACCCGGCCACCCTGCCCCCGGCGGTGCCGCCGACCACGGACGAGACCCGGTGGGTCTTCTCCACCTCGGGGAGCACCGGCGGCCCGAAGGGGGTGCGCCACAGCGACGCGTCCGTGATGGCGGGGTGCAACGGGATGGTCCCCCGCCTGCGGATGGACCGCCACGACGTGTACCCGATCGCCTTCCCCATCGCCCACATCGGCGGCCCGGTGATGCTGGCCATGGCGCTGCACTCGGGGTGCCGCCTCGTGCTGCTCGACGCCTTCGACCCGGCGACGAGCCCGGAGGTGATGGCCGAGGCCGGCGCCACCCTGTTGGGCTCGGCGCTGCCCTTCCACCTGGCGTACATGGCGGCCCAGGAGCGCCACGGCCCGGAGCCGCTCTACCCCCACCTGAAGGCCTGCACGAGCGGTGGGGCGGCCAAGCCCGCCGGGCACCACGAGCGGGTGAAGGCCGCGCTCGGTGGGGCCGGGACGGTGTCGGCGTGGGGTCTCACCGAGTTCCCGCTGGCCACGCAGGCGTCGCTCGACGACACCGACGAACAGCTCGGTCGGACCGAGGGCCGCCCCGCTCCCGGCACCGAGATCAGGGTCGTGGCCGCCGACGGCTCGGTGTGCGCGCCCGGCGAGGAGGGCGAGCTGCGCCTCAAGGGCGCGCCGATGTTCCTCGGCTACGCCGATGCCTCGCTCGACGCCGCCGCCTTCGACGACGAGGGCTGGTTCCGCAGCGGCGACCTGGGTGTGCAGTGGCCCACCGGGCACGTCGAGATCACCGGGCGGCTGAAGGACCTGATCGTGCGCAACGCCGAGAACATCTCGGCCAAGGCGGTCGAGGACGTGGTCCGCACCCACCCCGGGGTGGTCGACGCCGCCGTCGTCGGCCTCCCTCACCCGCGCACCGGCGAGCAGGTCTGCGCGGTCCTGGTCATGGCGCCCGGTGCGGACCTGCCCACCGTTGCCGCGCTGGGAGCGCACTGCACCGGCGCCGGCCTGGCCCGCTACGCCTGCCCGGAGCGGGTCGAGGTGCGGGCCTCGATCCCCCGCAACGCCATGGGCAAGGTGCTCACCCAGGACCTGCGGCGGTCGCTGCTCGCGATCTGA